One genomic region from Sphingobacterium multivorum encodes:
- a CDS encoding AraC family transcriptional regulator yields MKPVQFKVPAPQDKSIYIQEDVLDKFYPHMHRHEEYQLIWIKEGIGQLLLDDNVHEFQPGDIFLLGTNQAHVFKSFIAGESVRSVSLFFSAKGALSTMATMPELRNLLDFVHKCQRGFKVPPKLQGQVCYYIEILQKSDFLDQLVNFFYLLKSLSKVFTELEPLSGVQLPKREISKPFRIEKLCKFLEEHFKENISLDEIAEKANLTPHAFCRYFKNCTGKTFIAYLNELRIREACKLLGLGRHDSISLIAYDAGFNSITNFNRVFRNILGVSPKIYVRNYRNYLYD; encoded by the coding sequence ATGAAGCCAGTTCAGTTCAAAGTTCCTGCTCCTCAGGATAAATCGATCTATATTCAAGAAGACGTGCTGGATAAGTTTTATCCGCATATGCATCGTCATGAGGAATATCAATTAATCTGGATTAAAGAAGGCATTGGCCAGCTCCTCCTTGACGATAATGTGCATGAATTTCAACCCGGTGACATTTTTCTATTGGGGACAAACCAGGCCCATGTGTTTAAAAGTTTCATTGCAGGTGAAAGTGTGCGGTCTGTCTCCTTATTTTTTAGCGCGAAAGGAGCACTGTCTACCATGGCTACCATGCCCGAACTTCGAAACCTGCTTGATTTTGTGCATAAATGCCAGCGGGGGTTTAAGGTTCCGCCGAAACTTCAGGGGCAGGTGTGCTATTATATTGAAATACTGCAAAAGTCCGACTTTCTGGACCAGCTTGTCAATTTTTTTTATTTGTTAAAATCACTCAGCAAAGTATTTACTGAACTGGAACCCCTTTCGGGTGTACAATTGCCCAAAAGGGAAATCTCCAAACCTTTCCGTATTGAAAAGCTATGTAAATTTTTGGAGGAGCATTTTAAAGAGAATATCAGTTTGGATGAAATCGCTGAAAAAGCAAATCTGACACCGCACGCCTTCTGCCGCTATTTTAAAAACTGTACGGGAAAGACATTCATCGCCTATTTGAATGAACTGCGTATCCGCGAAGCCTGTAAATTACTGGGTTTAGGAAGGCACGATTCAATATCTTTAATAGCCTATGATGCTGGCTTTAATAGCATCACTAATTTTAACCGTGTTTTCCGGAATATATTAGGGGTATCTCCTAAGATATACGTTCGCAACTACCGGAATTACCTATACGATTAA
- a CDS encoding RagB/SusD family nutrient uptake outer membrane protein, whose protein sequence is MKNTIILVFIFFLLLLGPTGCTSFLDVRSDSKLAVPTSLEDYRALMNSINNSLAVPEGEVMSVDHYLPDDEYDALFCQTDRDLYRLEDSPMIQECDGSGGWALAYGNIYRANVAIHGLEAFEKENGISARSADVKGQGYFNRAINLYELAQVWCAGFDPKQAESTLGLPLKVTDDFNEKTVRASLKATFDLIVDDLQKAATLLSDQQNNIYWASKVAAWAYLARVYLYMQNYEQAKVYAEKCIQLNFKLLDYHHVDGGKVFPFNVNDNSEIIYPRFLTTAYYSISTDVSRMDSLLYQSYAEGDLRKSLFFNKKDNTFLFRGDYGGGGGGAFCGPTIAEMYLIQAECAARTGKLNEASNTLQQFLSYRLDKTISVSETTVLDQVLQERRKELLWRGIRFGDVKRLNKLGTGITLKRTIRGKEYLLPPNDSRANILIPQKVIEQSGITQNPR, encoded by the coding sequence ATGAAAAATACAATTATCCTCGTTTTCATTTTTTTTCTGCTGTTGCTTGGTCCTACGGGCTGCACATCTTTTTTGGATGTTAGATCAGATAGCAAACTCGCAGTTCCCACTTCATTGGAAGATTATCGAGCGCTCATGAACAGTATAAATAATAGCTTGGCTGTTCCTGAGGGTGAAGTAATGTCGGTAGATCATTATCTTCCTGATGATGAATATGATGCTTTGTTTTGTCAAACAGACCGTGACCTTTACCGCTTGGAAGATAGTCCCATGATCCAGGAATGCGATGGGAGTGGAGGTTGGGCGTTAGCCTATGGAAATATATATAGAGCGAATGTTGCCATACATGGTCTGGAAGCATTTGAAAAGGAGAATGGTATCAGCGCTCGTTCAGCTGATGTAAAAGGGCAGGGCTATTTCAATAGGGCAATCAATCTTTATGAACTGGCACAGGTGTGGTGTGCGGGATTTGATCCAAAGCAGGCGGAAAGCACACTCGGGCTGCCGCTTAAAGTAACCGATGATTTTAACGAAAAGACCGTCCGGGCATCGCTAAAGGCAACATTTGATCTTATTGTCGACGATCTTCAAAAAGCCGCAACGCTATTGTCGGATCAGCAGAACAATATTTATTGGGCCAGCAAAGTTGCTGCATGGGCCTATTTGGCACGGGTATATCTTTATATGCAAAATTACGAGCAGGCCAAAGTATATGCTGAAAAATGCATCCAGTTAAATTTTAAACTGTTGGATTATCATCACGTTGACGGCGGAAAGGTATTTCCTTTTAATGTCAATGACAATTCCGAAATCATCTATCCTCGATTTCTGACAACGGCATATTATTCCATTAGCACTGACGTTAGCCGTATGGATAGCCTATTGTACCAAAGTTATGCGGAGGGAGATTTGAGGAAATCCTTATTCTTTAATAAAAAAGATAACACCTTTTTATTCCGTGGAGATTATGGTGGCGGCGGCGGCGGTGCCTTCTGTGGGCCCACGATTGCTGAAATGTACCTCATTCAGGCGGAATGTGCTGCCCGAACAGGAAAACTCAATGAAGCAAGTAATACCTTGCAACAGTTTTTGAGTTATAGACTTGACAAAACGATCTCTGTGTCTGAGACTACGGTATTGGATCAGGTTTTACAGGAACGAAGAAAAGAATTGCTGTGGCGTGGTATACGGTTTGGCGATGTAAAGCGTCTCAATAAGTTGGGGACAGGTATTACATTAAAAAGAACCATCCGGGGCAAAGAATATCTTTTGCCACCGAATGATTCCCGTGCGAACATTTTAATACCTCAGAAAGTGATTGAGCAATCGGGCATTACTCAAAACCCACGTTGA
- a CDS encoding transposase: MTRFTETQIVRALKESEEGRKTEEICRELEISRATFYNWKSRYGGMEASDVKRLKELEEENAHLKKMFAELSMNHDILKEVITKKGWGSGSKNSYPRRLS; encoded by the coding sequence ATAACACGTTTTACAGAAACACAGATTGTTCGAGCACTCAAAGAGAGCGAAGAAGGCCGAAAGACCGAAGAGATCTGCCGTGAGCTGGAAATTAGCAGGGCCACATTTTATAATTGGAAGAGCCGCTACGGAGGCATGGAAGCCTCTGATGTCAAACGCCTAAAGGAACTTGAGGAAGAAAATGCACACTTGAAAAAGATGTTTGCCGAACTGAGTATGAACCATGATATCCTAAAAGAAGTCATCACAAAAAAAGGTTGGGGCTCCGGCAGCAAAAACAGTTACCCCAGGAGATTGTCCTAG
- a CDS encoding IS3 family transposase codes for MCRSQYYYVSKKNDSAVISALDDRSTKHPVYGFRKLYAYLHRAGKPWNHKKVYRVYKLLNMNKKRRGKRRLPVRKKQPLEQQVSINQKWSMDFMYNNNRPHEGQGNLTPTELSKNIRHKQQINQLVT; via the coding sequence ATGTGCCGTTCACAATATTACTATGTTAGTAAGAAAAATGACAGTGCTGTCATCTCTGCATTAGATGATCGTTCCACCAAACATCCTGTATATGGATTCCGAAAACTTTACGCTTATCTGCACAGAGCGGGGAAGCCCTGGAATCATAAAAAAGTTTATCGGGTATATAAGCTACTAAATATGAACAAGAAAAGGCGTGGCAAACGTCGTCTACCTGTTCGGAAGAAACAGCCTTTGGAACAACAGGTCAGCATTAATCAAAAATGGAGCATGGACTTTATGTATAATAACAACAGACCCCATGAAGGGCAGGGGAATCTCACACCAACGGAATTATCAAAAAATATTAGACACAAACAACAAATAAATCAATTAGTAACGTAA
- a CDS encoding SusC/RagA family TonB-linked outer membrane protein has product MAKNRTIWLFVMLLVVVTAKAQLRGTVLDKETGLPITDVNIIINNAAKAKTDKWGRFSITEKISGDNVTFRHIAYQDTSIFLQADRQHAELTLSLSLKHGMIGEVVVNTGYQSIPKDRLTGSFSSVSKQQLEQQIGRGITGMLPSLANGVMLDNNSTSANRLMVRSLSTIKAEKSPLVIVDNFPYEGNLDDINPLDIENVTVLKDAAASAIWGVRAGNGVIVVTTKKGQFNRRQSFRFSTAIKMGAPPDLNRLDLMSTSDFIGMEEFLFNKGYYNSRITSTAMLPLTPIVEALDRLKKQKMTQEEYDNLKTGLVGLDLRDEYRKHFYNNSLFQQYHLQGNGGNSQFAWMSSLGYDKEVGSTKNKSERLTYRLSNSLKIRKDLLLSMDFNLIHFNTSTGMPAYGDVKMSTYELYPYATFADDNGTPLRIAQRNNDYVDRMMQEGYILDWNYYPLTDYRHLDNRSQQWIVNWNTGLKYDVSRSLNIDLKYNLMLDRTDGKNLHDQDSYFSRNLVNSFSEIDRSTDLVTYNVPKGGVLDQSVARQTAHNARLQLNFNRTINVHGISGILGFEGRMSKGNGESSRFYGYNPATLSFANVDYTSRFPDLATGGLNAIPNGQSLSQREIRYLSVFANAVYSYKNKVNLLGSVRRDATNLFGLRTNDKWNLLWSVGGSWKALENKGQIDKLTMRTTYGFSGNVDPSMSSVNTIQYIGTNVLNNFPIATFASYANPELKWESIATLNLGTDLVLWKNKLNLTFDWYTKKGSDLYGLDEMDPTAGIGATVVRNSAKMKASGLDLAIGLNALEWKDWGLSFQINLSKSADKVEKYYLNNAIGRNFINERTIAGIVGKPVYSLFAYPWKGLDTDGNPIGYVDGVESKDYREIYNNTQLEDMVYVGPTLPRWFGAAGSSIRFRKVTVDFRLLYKFGHHIRSRSVDYSALFAQNITHSDYGFRWKEAGDENKTSVPAMVYPLNSNRENYYRNASVLIEPASNIRLQYVNLQYNLEKILESKIDVTLFLNVENVGLLWKATKKDFDPEYENRFNAISPPRQWSFGCHINF; this is encoded by the coding sequence ATGGCAAAAAATAGAACGATCTGGCTTTTTGTGATGCTTTTGGTTGTTGTAACAGCAAAAGCTCAATTAAGAGGTACTGTATTGGATAAGGAGACTGGATTACCTATAACGGATGTAAACATCATAATAAATAATGCCGCTAAGGCAAAAACGGATAAATGGGGACGATTTTCAATAACCGAAAAGATAAGTGGCGATAACGTGACTTTTCGGCATATTGCTTATCAGGATACGAGTATTTTCCTCCAAGCGGATAGGCAACATGCTGAGTTAACATTATCGCTTTCCTTAAAGCATGGTATGATCGGTGAAGTGGTGGTCAATACTGGTTATCAAAGTATTCCGAAAGATCGTTTGACTGGGTCCTTTTCCAGCGTGAGCAAACAGCAACTTGAACAACAAATCGGACGTGGTATTACTGGAATGTTGCCTTCATTAGCGAATGGCGTAATGCTGGACAACAATAGTACTTCCGCCAACAGATTAATGGTGCGAAGCTTAAGCACGATCAAAGCTGAAAAGAGTCCTTTGGTTATCGTCGACAACTTTCCCTATGAAGGGAATCTTGATGACATCAATCCGCTGGATATTGAAAATGTCACAGTACTTAAAGATGCTGCTGCATCAGCGATCTGGGGTGTGCGCGCCGGAAATGGGGTGATTGTGGTAACGACCAAGAAAGGGCAATTTAACCGGCGTCAAAGCTTTCGCTTTTCTACAGCGATAAAAATGGGGGCTCCCCCGGACTTAAATAGATTAGATCTGATGTCGACTTCGGACTTTATCGGGATGGAAGAGTTTCTGTTCAATAAGGGCTATTACAATAGTCGGATCACAAGTACGGCTATGCTGCCTTTGACCCCAATCGTGGAAGCTTTGGACCGGTTGAAAAAGCAGAAGATGACACAAGAGGAATATGATAACCTGAAAACAGGTCTCGTCGGCTTAGATTTACGGGACGAATATCGAAAGCATTTTTATAACAATTCACTCTTTCAGCAATATCACTTACAAGGAAATGGAGGTAACAGTCAATTCGCATGGATGTCCTCGCTGGGATATGATAAGGAGGTCGGATCGACGAAAAATAAAAGTGAAAGGTTGACATATAGACTCAGCAATTCATTGAAGATCCGTAAGGATCTGTTGTTATCGATGGACTTTAACCTTATCCATTTCAATACGTCAACGGGTATGCCTGCTTATGGTGATGTTAAGATGTCAACTTATGAGCTTTATCCTTACGCTACTTTCGCTGACGATAATGGAACTCCTCTTCGCATAGCACAGCGTAACAACGATTATGTAGATCGGATGATGCAAGAAGGTTATATCCTTGATTGGAACTATTATCCATTGACTGATTACCGTCATCTAGATAACCGAAGTCAACAATGGATTGTGAATTGGAATACAGGTCTTAAATACGATGTCTCTCGATCATTAAACATTGATCTTAAATATAACCTGATGTTGGATCGTACAGACGGTAAAAATCTACATGATCAGGATAGTTATTTTAGCCGTAATCTGGTCAATTCTTTTTCGGAAATTGACCGTTCCACGGATCTGGTAACTTACAACGTACCTAAAGGGGGAGTTCTTGATCAGTCTGTAGCACGCCAAACTGCCCATAACGCGAGGCTGCAGCTCAATTTTAACCGTACCATAAATGTGCATGGAATCTCGGGTATCTTGGGTTTTGAGGGGCGAATGAGTAAGGGGAACGGAGAGTCCTCGCGCTTCTATGGCTATAATCCGGCGACACTCTCCTTTGCAAATGTTGATTATACCTCCCGTTTTCCCGATTTGGCGACCGGAGGGCTGAATGCTATTCCGAATGGTCAATCACTTTCGCAGCGAGAAATCCGCTATCTTTCAGTCTTTGCAAATGCAGTCTATTCTTACAAAAACAAGGTTAATCTATTAGGCAGTGTAAGGCGTGACGCCACAAATCTTTTTGGGCTTCGGACCAATGATAAATGGAACCTGCTATGGTCTGTAGGAGGAAGCTGGAAAGCGTTGGAAAATAAAGGTCAGATCGATAAGTTAACCATGCGCACTACCTATGGTTTCAGTGGTAATGTCGATCCGTCTATGTCCTCGGTCAATACGATACAGTATATAGGGACCAATGTGCTGAACAATTTTCCGATTGCCACATTTGCTTCTTATGCTAATCCCGAATTGAAATGGGAAAGCATAGCGACCTTAAATCTGGGGACTGATCTTGTACTTTGGAAAAATAAGCTCAATCTGACCTTCGATTGGTACACAAAAAAAGGAAGTGATCTCTATGGATTGGATGAAATGGATCCTACCGCTGGAATTGGTGCTACAGTTGTTCGCAATTCGGCAAAAATGAAAGCTTCGGGTCTGGATCTTGCCATCGGATTAAACGCATTGGAGTGGAAAGATTGGGGATTAAGCTTTCAGATAAACCTCAGCAAAAGTGCAGACAAGGTGGAAAAGTATTACTTGAACAATGCCATTGGACGGAATTTTATCAATGAACGCACGATTGCAGGTATTGTAGGCAAACCTGTCTATTCCCTTTTCGCTTACCCTTGGAAAGGGCTTGATACAGATGGTAATCCCATTGGTTATGTAGATGGGGTAGAGTCCAAAGACTACCGAGAAATATATAATAATACACAGCTGGAGGACATGGTCTACGTGGGACCTACGTTGCCGCGTTGGTTTGGGGCTGCAGGGAGTTCCATTCGATTCAGAAAGGTGACCGTAGACTTTCGTTTACTCTATAAATTTGGGCATCATATCCGCTCGCGAAGCGTAGATTATAGTGCCCTCTTTGCACAGAATATAACGCATTCAGACTATGGGTTTCGGTGGAAAGAAGCCGGCGATGAAAACAAAACCTCCGTACCGGCGATGGTCTATCCCTTGAATAGTAATAGGGAAAACTACTACCGTAATGCTTCTGTATTGATCGAACCGGCTTCGAATATCCGATTGCAATATGTCAATCTGCAATACAACTTGGAGAAGATACTGGAGAGTAAAATCGATGTGACCTTGTTTTTGAACGTCGAAAATGTGGGGCTTTTATGGAAAGCCACAAAGAAGGATTTTGATCCTGAATACGAAAATCGCTTTAATGCAATCAGTCCACCACGGCAGTGGTCCTTTGGATGCCACATTAATTTTTAA
- a CDS encoding TlpA family protein disulfide reductase, with amino-acid sequence MNTLQLLAFVRLYITHIVQVLIKYYLNTDLAVIGQILSGSGSSFPPVSFEPGLYRGRNSFGYWSAFLRQFAEAYPKRSRSRAEAHPSMTRRSLEAVPTPSRKGADGLPKRSRTIVLCFLTCIAVVSMFSLSAQTPRKDSGANGLIKVDPLLIGQKLPEEFWKREYLVYNNGDTTRQTLEAYRGKLLVLDFWATWCAICLGQMKEKDELFSRFPAEAKLIYVNPTQTKDTYTNVVKIQDRLAERSLSGKFQSIIEEDYLQQLFPNHIYPRYVWIGPRGDLIGLTLALSVTEGHIKDMLNLINPKDGKK; translated from the coding sequence ATGAATACCCTACAATTACTAGCCTTTGTAAGGCTATATATAACTCATATAGTTCAAGTACTCATTAAGTACTACTTAAATACAGATCTAGCAGTTATCGGCCAAATATTGTCCGGCTCTGGTTCTAGCTTTCCTCCAGTCAGCTTCGAGCCAGGGTTGTACCGTGGTCGGAACAGCTTTGGCTATTGGTCGGCTTTTCTTCGGCAATTTGCCGAAGCGTACCCGAAGCGCAGCCGAAGCCGAGCCGAAGCACACCCGAGCATGACCCGAAGAAGTCTCGAAGCGGTCCCGACGCCGAGTCGAAAGGGAGCTGACGGGCTGCCGAAGCGGAGTCGAACAATTGTGCTGTGTTTCTTAACATGCATCGCAGTAGTTTCTATGTTTAGTTTATCAGCTCAGACGCCCCGCAAGGACAGCGGGGCCAATGGGCTTATTAAAGTGGATCCATTGCTTATCGGTCAGAAACTGCCCGAAGAATTTTGGAAAAGGGAATACCTCGTCTATAACAATGGCGATACCACAAGGCAGACGCTGGAAGCTTACCGTGGAAAATTATTGGTGTTGGATTTTTGGGCAACATGGTGCGCGATATGTCTGGGACAGATGAAAGAAAAAGACGAATTGTTCAGCCGTTTTCCCGCTGAAGCAAAGCTTATCTATGTCAATCCAACACAAACAAAAGACACGTATACCAATGTTGTCAAGATCCAGGATCGACTTGCCGAACGCTCGCTGTCAGGAAAATTCCAGTCCATCATCGAAGAGGATTACCTTCAGCAATTGTTTCCCAACCATATCTATCCCCGGTATGTATGGATAGGGCCACGTGGCGACTTGATCGGATTAACGCTTGCCCTAAGTGTAACAGAAGGACATATTAAAGACATGTTGAACTTAATCAATCCAAAAGATGGCAAAAAATAG
- a CDS encoding helix-turn-helix domain-containing protein, with protein sequence MNHKIDNYIKEKLQKLGWEDKNLVEKTGLSKGQISKLKNGHVERLTAEVFYKIYKAFGDSCEKATKVVYPDLNLKLDKYVPRARNEFGQFMSQFETVKNSPEEIAIKARLDENRLKDLYFRKAALEAYEFLLIEKAIGKKQGELYEEFFGS encoded by the coding sequence ATGAATCATAAAATCGACAATTATATAAAGGAAAAACTACAGAAATTAGGTTGGGAAGATAAAAATCTTGTAGAGAAAACAGGCTTGTCAAAAGGTCAAATAAGTAAACTCAAAAATGGACACGTGGAGCGGTTAACTGCTGAAGTATTTTACAAAATATATAAAGCTTTCGGTGATTCATGTGAAAAAGCGACAAAAGTCGTTTATCCCGATTTGAATCTTAAGCTCGATAAATATGTACCAAGAGCACGTAACGAATTTGGGCAGTTTATGAGTCAATTTGAGACAGTCAAAAATTCTCCAGAGGAAATAGCGATAAAAGCTAGACTTGACGAAAATAGATTGAAAGATCTATATTTCCGGAAAGCTGCTCTTGAAGCATATGAATTTCTTTTAATTGAAAAGGCAATAGGTAAAAAGCAGGGAGAATTGTATGAGGAGTTTTTTGGGAGTTAA
- a CDS encoding LytTR family transcriptional regulator DNA-binding domain-containing protein — MTTLKEMIVTYEALQTKLEDERGGDLSDAIKLAPCLGVKYGYEDNYVALDGIAFIKSSANDKKLLTLTSSKEYTHNYSLETLMKVLDHDQYYLMYRRYIVHRSIIKGYRALDNGILTIELKPSFEKRDDILVSRYHAAHFKRWFDKK, encoded by the coding sequence ATGACTACCCTCAAGGAAATGATTGTAACCTATGAAGCACTGCAAACGAAATTGGAGGATGAGCGGGGAGGGGACCTTTCTGATGCGATCAAGCTTGCTCCTTGTCTTGGAGTAAAATACGGTTATGAAGATAACTACGTCGCGCTTGACGGCATTGCCTTTATCAAAAGCTCAGCGAATGATAAAAAGCTCCTGACCTTGACGAGTAGTAAAGAGTATACACACAACTATAGCCTCGAGACATTGATGAAGGTACTCGACCATGATCAATATTACCTGATGTACAGACGTTACATCGTTCATCGTAGTATCATCAAAGGATATCGTGCTTTAGACAATGGTATATTAACAATTGAACTAAAGCCGTCCTTTGAGAAGCGAGATGATATATTGGTCAGCCGTTACCATGCTGCTCACTTTAAACGTTGGTTTGATAAGAAATAG